The following are from one region of the Vibrio hyugaensis genome:
- a CDS encoding Bcr/CflA family multidrug efflux MFS transporter: protein MTEKAQSAPQSQISFLLFLVLGAIGALTPLAIDMYLPAMPTIAKDLGVTAGAVQITLTAYTAGFALGQLLHGPLADSYGRRPVLILGVFFFGLAAVVSATTNGIDALTYVRTAQGFAGAAAAVIIQAVVRDMFDREDFARAMSFVTLVITIAPLVAPMIGGHLAIWFGWRSIFWVLAIFAVVVILLVLWMIPETLKPENRQPLRFRTTIRNYARLCSNPEALGLMLSGAFSFSGMFAFLTAGSFIYIDLYGVRPDQFGYLFGLNIVAMIIMTSINGRLVKKVGSHAMLRFGLAVQLTAGIGLFVGWMFNLGLWGMVPFVVLFIGTLSTIGSNSMALLLSGYPTMAGTASSLAGTLRFGTGSLIGALVAAMPSGVAWPMIIVMFACSVLSALFYWTLGRKA from the coding sequence ATGACAGAAAAAGCCCAAAGTGCTCCCCAGTCACAAATCAGTTTTTTATTGTTTCTTGTTCTCGGTGCAATCGGTGCATTAACCCCGCTTGCTATCGATATGTATCTACCAGCTATGCCTACTATCGCGAAAGATCTAGGCGTGACAGCAGGGGCAGTGCAAATTACGTTAACGGCGTACACCGCAGGTTTTGCGTTAGGCCAGTTGCTTCATGGACCGCTAGCTGATAGCTACGGCCGCCGACCTGTACTCATTTTAGGTGTGTTCTTTTTTGGTTTGGCAGCGGTAGTCAGTGCAACCACGAATGGTATCGATGCGCTGACCTATGTGCGTACTGCACAGGGCTTTGCTGGTGCAGCGGCAGCTGTCATTATCCAAGCAGTTGTTCGTGACATGTTTGATCGCGAGGACTTTGCGCGTGCGATGTCGTTCGTGACGCTAGTTATCACTATTGCGCCGCTTGTTGCGCCTATGATTGGTGGTCACTTAGCGATCTGGTTCGGTTGGCGCTCTATCTTCTGGGTATTGGCTATCTTTGCTGTTGTGGTGATTTTGCTGGTGTTATGGATGATTCCGGAAACGCTAAAACCAGAAAACCGTCAGCCATTAAGATTCCGAACAACGATTCGCAACTATGCACGTTTGTGTTCAAATCCTGAAGCATTAGGTTTAATGCTTTCTGGGGCGTTCTCGTTCTCAGGTATGTTTGCATTCCTGACGGCGGGTTCATTTATCTATATAGATTTGTATGGTGTTCGACCGGACCAATTTGGTTATCTATTTGGTTTGAACATCGTGGCGATGATCATCATGACCAGCATCAACGGTCGTTTGGTGAAAAAAGTCGGCTCTCATGCCATGCTTCGTTTTGGTTTAGCTGTGCAATTAACCGCGGGTATTGGTCTGTTTGTTGGTTGGATGTTCAACCTTGGTTTGTGGGGTATGGTGCCATTTGTCGTGCTGTTTATTGGTACCTTGTCTACGATTGGTAGTAACTCAATGGCGTTGTTGTTGAGTGGTTACCCAACCATGGCTGGCACAGCATCTTCACTTGCTGGCACCTTGCGTTTTGGTACTGGTTCACTTATTGGTGCGCTGGTTGCTGCCATGCCGAGCGGTGTTGCATGGCCGATGATCATCGTTATGTTTGCTTGTTCAGTGCTGTCTGCACTATTTTATTGGACTTTAGGAAGAAAGGCGTAA
- the rsuA gene encoding 16S rRNA pseudouridine(516) synthase RsuA, with amino-acid sequence MRLDKYLCDALGATRKQATKIIKSGEVTIDGEVQKSGSFKVPEGGVVQWDGRDVGKPGPRYIMLYKPADFVCSHEDGHNPTAFVLLDEPKVENLHFAGRLDVDTTGLVLITDDGQWSHRITSPKHKCEKTYRVWLVDAIEPDYVEKFAEGIELRNEREATLPAKLEIVNEAENEVLLTIVEGKYHQVKRMFAALGNKVEHLHRERIGSIVLDEALEPGDYRVLTEEEVESVLK; translated from the coding sequence ATGCGTTTAGATAAATATTTGTGTGATGCTCTGGGTGCGACTCGCAAGCAGGCAACAAAGATCATCAAAAGTGGCGAAGTCACCATCGATGGTGAAGTACAAAAAAGTGGTTCCTTTAAAGTACCAGAAGGTGGTGTCGTCCAGTGGGATGGTCGTGACGTTGGTAAACCAGGCCCACGTTACATCATGTTGTATAAGCCTGCGGACTTTGTTTGTTCGCATGAAGATGGGCACAACCCAACCGCTTTCGTTTTGCTCGATGAGCCGAAAGTAGAAAACTTGCACTTTGCTGGTCGCTTGGATGTCGATACGACAGGATTAGTTTTGATCACTGACGACGGCCAATGGTCTCATCGTATTACTTCACCTAAGCACAAGTGTGAGAAAACCTATCGTGTTTGGTTGGTGGATGCGATTGAGCCAGACTACGTGGAGAAGTTTGCTGAAGGTATCGAGCTACGTAATGAGCGTGAAGCAACGTTACCTGCCAAACTAGAAATCGTGAACGAAGCGGAAAATGAAGTGCTTCTGACGATAGTGGAAGGCAAATATCACCAAGTGAAGCGCATGTTTGCTGCTCTTGGCAATAAGGTTGAACACCTTCACCGTGAGCGTATTGGTTCTATCGTTCTGGATGAGGCACTAGAGCCGGGTGATTACCGTGTGTTAACCGAAGAAGAAGTCGAATCGGTATTAAAGTAA
- a CDS encoding DEAD/DEAH box helicase — MYTLRPYQADSVKAVIHYFRKHTTPAVIVLPTGAGKSLVIAELARLAKGRVLVLAHVKELVEQNHAKYEGYDLKGSIFSAGLGRKETDQQVVFASVQSVVRNLDSFKNQFSLLVIDECHRVPDDKDSSYQKVITHLRELNPGIKVLGLTATPYRLGMGWIYQYHTRGQVRTEEPRFFRDCIFELPIRYLLDENFLTPARIMDAPVLSYDFSQLKPANTGRYKEAEMDMVIDKAKRATPQIVEQIIQYAKERKGVMVFAATVRHAQEIHGLLPEGETSIVIGDTPTPERDAIIQSFKNREIKYLVNVSVLTTGFDAPHVDLIAILRPTESVSLYQQIVGRGLRLSEGKTECLVLDYAGNSYDLYQPEVGDPKPDSTSEIITIPCPACGFNNNFWGKLDSNGFLLEHFGRRCQGYFEDDETGEREHCRYRFRAKYCGECGADNDIAARICHECDATLVDPDKKLKEALNLKDALIFECTEMDLSVFKSSDGKSQLKVTYSGESYQGEGNALVHEFWSLNTKKQKQTFKDQFVRPHLADKHRPFEEASPTKVVSNQHRFRLPQFVIARKSGRFWKLRDKIFEDELKQ, encoded by the coding sequence ATGTACACCCTTCGCCCTTACCAAGCCGACTCTGTAAAAGCGGTGATTCATTATTTTCGCAAACACACCACACCAGCGGTCATTGTACTGCCAACAGGTGCTGGTAAGAGTTTGGTTATTGCAGAACTGGCGAGACTTGCCAAGGGACGCGTATTGGTGCTTGCGCACGTTAAAGAGTTGGTGGAACAAAACCACGCCAAGTACGAAGGCTACGATTTAAAAGGCTCGATTTTTTCGGCGGGCTTAGGCAGAAAAGAAACCGATCAACAGGTGGTATTCGCATCCGTTCAATCAGTCGTACGCAATTTAGATTCATTCAAAAACCAATTTTCTTTGCTGGTCATTGATGAATGCCACCGCGTACCCGATGATAAAGACAGCAGCTACCAAAAAGTCATCACTCACCTAAGAGAGCTCAATCCAGGTATCAAGGTCCTTGGCTTAACCGCAACGCCATATCGTCTTGGGATGGGTTGGATTTACCAATACCACACTCGCGGACAAGTTCGTACCGAAGAACCTCGTTTTTTCCGTGATTGTATCTTCGAACTACCGATTCGTTATTTATTGGATGAAAACTTCTTAACACCTGCTCGTATTATGGATGCGCCAGTACTTTCCTATGACTTCTCGCAGCTTAAGCCAGCCAATACTGGACGATACAAAGAAGCCGAAATGGATATGGTGATCGACAAAGCCAAACGCGCCACGCCACAAATCGTTGAACAGATCATTCAATACGCCAAAGAACGTAAAGGTGTGATGGTATTTGCTGCGACGGTACGACACGCTCAAGAAATTCATGGTTTATTACCTGAAGGGGAAACATCCATTGTGATTGGTGATACACCAACTCCAGAGCGAGATGCGATCATTCAGTCGTTTAAAAACCGTGAGATTAAATACCTAGTTAACGTCTCCGTGTTAACAACCGGCTTCGATGCACCGCATGTAGATTTGATCGCGATTCTACGGCCCACGGAATCAGTCAGCTTGTATCAGCAAATTGTTGGTCGTGGTCTGCGTTTGTCAGAAGGCAAAACCGAATGTTTAGTGCTCGATTATGCCGGTAACAGCTATGACTTATACCAACCAGAAGTGGGCGACCCAAAGCCAGACTCCACCAGCGAGATCATCACCATTCCCTGCCCTGCTTGCGGATTCAACAATAACTTTTGGGGCAAGTTAGACAGTAATGGTTTCTTGCTTGAGCACTTTGGCCGTCGCTGCCAAGGCTATTTTGAAGATGACGAAACCGGAGAACGCGAGCATTGTCGTTATCGGTTTAGAGCAAAATACTGCGGCGAATGTGGGGCAGATAATGATATTGCTGCTCGTATTTGCCATGAGTGCGACGCCACACTCGTCGATCCAGATAAAAAGCTGAAAGAGGCATTGAACCTCAAAGACGCGCTTATCTTTGAATGCACAGAAATGGACTTGTCGGTATTCAAATCCAGTGATGGAAAGTCGCAACTGAAAGTCACGTACTCTGGAGAGTCTTATCAAGGTGAAGGGAATGCATTGGTGCATGAGTTTTGGTCTTTAAACACCAAAAAGCAAAAGCAAACCTTCAAAGATCAATTTGTTCGCCCTCATTTAGCCGACAAGCATCGCCCATTTGAAGAGGCTTCACCAACCAAAGTGGTCTCGAATCAGCATCGCTTTCGCTTACCTCAATTTGTGATAGCGAGAAAGTCTGGACGTTTTTGGAAGTTACGTGACAAGATCTTTGAAGACGAGTTGAAGCAATAA
- a CDS encoding GGDEF domain-containing protein, which produces MLFLKLSQKSSLISLAVYVIAVSFISIIEIDRTNREFNSVANTLDLYKTSAVLAGLLMEAKLDNNSNIKLTEEVDTSDRVLSLNDSVMTNSELVAFDVLDDFLMFSDKLTRKENVNIYYRSYVGKKLVFAAAPTEHYPVSERLFDPLICSSTRTCSLNMHKTELVDRLVVSDIYKSENPNVDIIEIMSPVYVDGTIIGDFVIDLRISYKNLDGRTIRTELVGDFHYYKIGYDNYPLSNLAGGLILPIDSDTAIVYQLPIIKVLIDNLWVLFVTWIVIWVIHRLYSSNMQHKSHLASAIERASKDELTSLYNRKVFEDKEFENAIKQGRYTVILIDGKKFKQINDTHGHKAGDLALIHIARTMKATFRQSDWLIRFGGDEFVVIMPSCPLDAAERLAERLRESIAERPLTQYDVEVQVTTGVAKATGNESLMDVIELADQDMYRSK; this is translated from the coding sequence ATGTTATTTTTAAAGTTATCCCAAAAATCGTCACTTATTTCCTTGGCTGTATACGTTATAGCCGTATCTTTTATCTCTATAATAGAGATAGACAGGACCAATAGAGAATTTAACTCTGTTGCAAACACTCTTGACTTGTACAAAACTTCTGCAGTGTTGGCAGGTTTACTAATGGAAGCCAAATTAGATAATAATTCCAACATAAAGTTAACGGAAGAAGTTGATACTTCAGACAGAGTTCTATCATTAAATGACTCTGTAATGACGAATAGTGAACTTGTGGCCTTTGACGTGCTAGATGATTTTTTAATGTTTAGCGATAAACTGACTCGTAAGGAAAATGTCAATATTTATTACCGCTCGTATGTAGGTAAAAAGCTAGTGTTTGCTGCGGCCCCAACTGAGCATTACCCTGTTTCTGAACGGCTTTTTGATCCACTTATATGTTCATCCACTCGAACTTGCTCTCTCAATATGCACAAGACTGAATTGGTAGACCGACTTGTTGTTTCAGATATATATAAATCGGAAAACCCAAATGTTGATATTATCGAGATAATGAGTCCCGTTTATGTAGATGGAACTATCATTGGTGATTTCGTGATAGATCTCCGTATTTCTTACAAAAATTTAGATGGGCGAACGATTAGAACAGAGTTGGTAGGGGACTTTCATTACTATAAGATTGGCTATGATAATTACCCTTTATCTAACCTAGCTGGAGGGTTGATTCTTCCGATAGACAGTGACACTGCTATAGTCTATCAGTTGCCCATTATTAAAGTACTCATTGATAATCTGTGGGTGCTATTTGTTACTTGGATCGTGATATGGGTAATTCATAGACTTTATTCATCCAATATGCAACACAAAAGCCACCTGGCTAGCGCAATTGAAAGGGCTAGTAAAGATGAACTAACCTCTTTGTACAATCGAAAAGTTTTTGAAGACAAAGAGTTTGAAAATGCGATCAAGCAAGGTCGTTACACTGTTATTCTGATAGACGGTAAGAAATTCAAGCAAATTAATGACACGCACGGACATAAAGCGGGGGATTTAGCGCTTATTCATATTGCTCGGACGATGAAAGCCACGTTCAGACAAAGCGACTGGTTGATTCGATTTGGAGGAGATGAGTTTGTTGTCATTATGCCATCGTGTCCACTTGACGCGGCGGAAAGGTTAGCTGAGCGTTTACGAGAAAGCATTGCTGAGCGACCTTTGACTCAATATGACGTAGAGGTTCAAGTTACTACTGGCGTGGCAAAAGCAACGGGGAATGAGTCACTCATGGATGTCATTGAGCTTGCTGACCAAGACATGTACCGCTCTAAATGA
- a CDS encoding PepSY domain-containing protein, with protein sequence MSKSFITRKLPMLIGLVPLLLSAPSFANHHDHHDGKDGHAIVRDVEKPGTRIEFDEDQDEVYRAVQKGYIRPFSEMYEAVENDLYGRIIKVELEEDDDEWVYELKILFDDSVIKVEYDAATLEMLEIKGRNFNKALKPQ encoded by the coding sequence ATGTCTAAATCCTTCATTACACGCAAGCTTCCTATGCTGATAGGTTTAGTGCCGCTTTTATTGTCCGCGCCAAGCTTTGCAAATCATCACGATCATCATGACGGCAAAGATGGGCATGCCATTGTTCGTGATGTTGAAAAACCGGGAACCCGAATTGAATTCGATGAAGATCAAGATGAAGTCTACCGCGCGGTACAGAAAGGCTATATTCGCCCTTTCTCAGAAATGTACGAAGCGGTGGAGAATGACCTTTATGGGCGTATTATTAAAGTAGAGCTAGAAGAAGATGACGATGAATGGGTTTACGAGCTAAAAATCCTGTTTGATGACAGCGTGATAAAAGTGGAATACGACGCCGCTACGCTTGAAATGTTAGAAATCAAAGGTCGTAACTTCAATAAAGCGCTCAAACCGCAATAA
- a CDS encoding response regulator transcription factor: protein MKILVVEDEPRLGEQIIETLENNGWVPELSQDGIDALYRATSEEWDVIVLDLGLPKLDGLTVLKGIRDENINTPVVILSARDSLSQRVEGLNAGADDYLTKPFEMMELTARLRAQLRRASGNASPVMKIGDLSLDTRSSKVLWQGQAVSLTALEYKVVAYFMHNPEKVISRTELVEHIYKQDFDRDSNTIEVFIGRIRKKIAPKIIKTVRGLGYQLNAE from the coding sequence ATGAAAATACTTGTTGTCGAAGATGAACCTCGCCTAGGCGAACAAATTATCGAAACTTTAGAAAATAATGGTTGGGTACCAGAACTTTCCCAAGATGGCATTGATGCCCTTTATCGCGCTACCTCTGAAGAGTGGGATGTGATTGTGCTTGATCTAGGCTTGCCAAAACTGGATGGTTTAACGGTACTTAAAGGGATTCGAGATGAGAACATCAACACCCCCGTTGTCATACTCAGTGCTCGCGACTCCCTATCCCAACGCGTTGAAGGCTTAAACGCAGGCGCCGATGATTACTTGACTAAGCCATTTGAAATGATGGAATTAACGGCTCGCTTACGTGCTCAATTGCGTCGGGCATCAGGTAATGCCTCTCCAGTCATGAAAATTGGAGACTTAAGCTTAGATACACGTTCTTCTAAGGTATTGTGGCAAGGGCAAGCTGTTAGCCTAACTGCACTGGAATACAAAGTGGTCGCATATTTTATGCATAACCCAGAAAAAGTGATTTCACGTACCGAGTTGGTTGAGCATATTTACAAACAAGACTTTGATCGTGACTCGAACACCATCGAAGTGTTCATCGGTCGAATTCGTAAAAAAATTGCTCCGAAGATCATTAAAACCGTACGTGGATTGGGGTATCAGTTGAATGCCGAGTAA